In one Silene latifolia isolate original U9 population chromosome 10, ASM4854445v1, whole genome shotgun sequence genomic region, the following are encoded:
- the LOC141605006 gene encoding uncharacterized protein LOC141605006: MSSPFSKLGFRFHPHLHFNYRHFCNSARHDRRIFMDYVREQCQLGFHDLQFPINLFHRMMSLVPRPFIFDFNRLFAAMLKLKRLQPHPAVISLYSHLDLSGTRPNLHSMSILANCYSHLGRVDFGYSLLAKSLKLGYPFESDLILFNTLINGYVHNNQLREAVKLLDVAVVKLGIQPDIVTYGTMVKGLCGAGDNAGALDVLRRMNSHPNGCKPNLVIYNTLIDGLSKDKLVTEALNLFSVMKTEGIKPDVFTYNSMIRGMFTLGRKGEAKEILVEMMESNIEPDVSTYNMLVDMHCKDGMTHEAEAILPTMIKRRLTPNLITYNTLMHGYCWCGQMDKARDLMDLMVKNHCQPNIVTFSTLINGFVKLQRIDKALDILHEMCEHGIAPDVWLYNILIDGLSWAGRVQDAENLVSDLLSRGLVPSLTIKGHCKKSYNHSYRPPKSYTK, encoded by the coding sequence ATGTCTTCCCCTttttctaaattagggtttcgatttcaCCCTCATTTGCATTTCAATTATCGTCATTTCTGCAATTCTGCTAGGCATGATCGTCGTATATTTATGGATTATGTTAGAGAACAATGTCAATTAGGGTTTCATGATCTCCAATTTCCCATTAATCTATTCCACCGAATGATGTCTCTTGTGCCCCGGcctttcatttttgattttaatCGGTTATTTGCGGCAATGCTCAAACTCAAACGATTACAACCTCACCCTGCTGTTATTTCTCTCTATTCACATCTCGACTTATCCGGTACCCGGCCCAATTTACATTCAATGAGCATCCTTGCTAATTGCTACTCCCACTTAGGCCGTGTCGATTTTGGGTATTCTCTCCTTGCCAAATCCCTAAAGCTTGGTTACCCCTTTGAGTCTGATTTAATTCTGTTTAACACCTTAATCAATGGCTACGTTCATAACAACCAGCTTCGGGAAGCTGTTAAGTTGTTGGATGTAGCTGTTGTTAAGCTTGGCATTCAGCCAGATATAGTTACATATGGTACCATGGTCAAAGGTCTTTGCGGGGCTGGGGACAATGCCGGCGCTCTCGACGTGCTCCGCCGAATGAATTCTCACCCCAACGGTTGTAAGCCTAACCTTGTCATCTATAATACCCTTATTGACGGTCTTTCCAAAGACAAGTTAGTAACGGAAGCCCTCAACCTCTTTTCAGTCATGAAAACTGAGGGCATCAAACCGGATGTGTTCACGTATAACTCAATGATACGAGGTATGTTCACTCTAGGTCGTAAGGGAGAGGCTAAGGAAATATTGGTTGAGATGATGGAGAGCAACATTGAACCGGATGTATCTACTTATAACATGTTGGTTGACATGCATTGCAAGGACGGGATGACTCATGAAGCAGAAGCCATATTACCGACAATGATTAAACGAAGATTGACTCCTAATCTAATTACTTATAACACTTTAATGCATGGATATTGCTGGTGCGGCCAAATGGACAAGGCAAGAGATCTCATGGATTTGATGGTCAAAAACCATTGTCAGCCCAACATTGTGACTTTCTCTACTTTGATCAATGGTTTTGTTAAACTTCAAAGGATCGACAAAGCCCTTGACATATTGCACGAGATGTGTGAGCATGGGATTGCCCCTGACGTATGGCTCTATAACATTCTCATAGATGGCTTGAGTTGGGCTGGCCGTGTTCAAGATGCAGAAAACCTTGTCTCTGATCTCTTATCCAGGGGTTTGGTACCGAGTCTTACTATCAAAGGCCATTGTAAAAAGTCATATAACCACAGCTATCGACCTCCTAAGTCCTACACAAAATGA
- the LOC141605007 gene encoding uncharacterized protein LOC141605007: MGAAVFRWVMQMHRDVPKAAKFYSEGLGFTLNVCTPRWAELSSDTFKLALLHTSSEPVVQKGYSSLLSFTVTDITDTVMKLIELGAELDGPIKHETHGKVAAVCLDGHVVGLYEPV, encoded by the exons ATGGGAGCAGCAGTTTTCAGGTGGGTAATGCAGATGCACAGAGATGTTCCTAAAGCTGCCAAATTTTACTCTGAAGGTTTAGGGTTTACCCTCAATGTTTGCACTCCTCGTTGGGCTGAACTCTCTTCTGATACCTTCAAACTTGCTCTTCTCCATACTTCCAG TGAGCCGGTTGTGCAGAAGGGGTATTCTTCACTCTTGTCCTTTACAGTCACAGACATCACCGACACTGTCATGAAACTTATAGAGTTGGGTGCAGAACTAGACGGCCCCATCAAGCATGAAACTCATGGCAAG GTTGCAGCGGTGTGTCTTGATGGCCATGTGGTGGGGCTTTATGAACCTGTCTGA